In Mammaliicoccus sp. Marseille-Q6498, the genomic stretch AAATTATGAATATTTTTAAAAAGAAACTATATTGGATGACACCTATTCTAGTAATTGTTATTTTATTACTTTTATCAATAGCATTCTTACCAGCGTATAATCCACAACCAAAATCCGTACCTATTGCTATCGTGAATCATGATAATGGTACAAAAATGCAAGATAAAGACGTCAATATCGGGAAAACTTTTGAAGATAAAATTACGGGCAATAAAGATTTATCCGAAAAAGTAAAATGGGTTAAAGTAGACAGTACTAAAGACTTAAAACAAGGTTTTAAAGACAATAAGTACTACGGGGCGCTCATTTTAGATGACAATTTATCAAAAGATTCATTGAGTAAAGTTCAAAAAGTTGCTCAAGACGCAAAAATGAAAGAAATGAAAGAAAAAATTCAAAGTGGTGACATTCCACCTGAACAAGCTAAAAAAATGCAGAGTCAAAGCAAAGTTGAGCCTGTAAAAGTTAACCAAGGTAAAGTGAATATAATCGTTAACGAAGGCGCGAGCATGCAAGGTTCACAACTCGCTAACACGATGCTTACAACGATTGGCGATCAACTTAATAATCAAATTTCTAAACAAGGTATTCAAACTTTAGAAAAAATGAACGTCGACGTATCCGCTTCTGATATACAAGGCATTACAAACCCTGTAAAAGTTCATAAAGAAAATATGAACGCAGTAAAATCACATCAAGGAAACGGTAACCTGCCATTCCTAATGTTCACACCAGTATGGTTAGCATCATTAGTTGGTTCAGTCGTATTATTCTTCTCATTTAGAACAAGCAATAATATTACTGTTAAAAGTAGAATCATCGCTGCACTCGGACAACTCGCTGCCGCGATTGTCACTGCATTAATCGGAGGATTCGGATATATACACTTCATGACAGGTGTATTAGATGTAACAATCGATCATCCAAATAAAGTCGCACTATATGTATCAATCACAATATTAGCATTCATCAGTTTAATACTCGGCGTGATGACATGGCTCGGCATGAAAGCTATACCATTATTTATGATATTACTATTCTTTAGTATGCAGCTTCTCATGTTGCCAAAACAAATGTTACCACAGTTCTACCAAGACTATATGATAGGATGGAACCCATTTAGACATTACGCAGAAACATTAAGAGACTTGATATACTTAAATCACAATATCGAGTTCAACAGCACAATATGGATGTTCATCGGATTCATTATATTCGGCGGCGTTTCAACAATTTCAGCCGCTATAATAAGAAAACACAATACAAAAAGAACAGAAGTACCATCTTAAGTAGATAAAAGAAAGAAGAGGACCCCGCGATTTCGGCGAGGTCCTCTTTTCATATTGTAGAAACAAGTTTTGTTAAGATTGGTGATGCCTGGGCGGAGGAACGGATGCTGTGGCGGGTGGACTCCTTATTTACAGTTTTGACGGATTCTGTTAATGACGGTGGCCGCCCTAACGAACACTTCTTTCGACTTGTGTTTGTTAGAAAATCGAACTCACCCGCTATGTTGCTAGATTTACCAGTTTAGCAATTTAGACACTCGCTATGTTGCTAGATTCGTCAGTTTAGCAATTTAGATCCGCTCTATGTTGCTAGATTTGGCAGTTTAGCAATTTAGACACTCGCTATGTTGCTAGATTTGTCAGTTTAGCAATTTAGACGCGCTCTATGTTGCTAGATTCATCAGTTTAGCAATTTAGACACCCGCTATGTTGCTAGATTTGTCAGTTTAGCAATTTAGAGACGCCCTATGTTGCTAGATTTACTAGTTTAGCAATTTAGACCCGCTCTATGTTGCTAGATTTACTAGTTTAGCAATTTAGAGACGCCCTATGTTGCTAGATTTACCAGTTTAGCAATTTAGATCCGCTCTATGTTGCTAGATTTGGCAGTTTAGCAATTTAGACACTCGCTATGTTGCTAGATTTGGCAGTTTAGCAATTTAGACACGCTCTATGTTGCTAGAGTAGCTAGTTTAGCAACTTAGACACGCTCTATGTTGCTAGATTTGGCAGTTTAGCAATTTAGACACTCGCTATGTTGCTAGATTTGTCAGTTTAGCAATTTAGACGCGCTCTATGTTGCTAGATTTACTAGTTTAGCAATTTAGACACTCGCTATGTTGCTAGATTCTCCAGTTTAGCAACTTAGACACGCTCTATATTGCATGTCAGCCCTCACTTGCAACTTAGAACCTCTCTATATTGCATGTCGACCTTCACTTGCAACTTACAACCTCTCTATATTGCATGTCGGCCTCCACTTGCAACTTAGAACCTCCCTATATTGCATGTCGGCCTTCACTTGCAACTTAGAACCTCCCTATATTGCATGTCGGCCTTCACTTGCAACTTAGAACCTCTCTATATTGCATGTCGGCCTTCACTTGCAACTTAGAACCTCCCTATATTGCATGTCGGCCTTCACTTGCAACTTAGAACCTCTCTATATTGCATGTCGACCTCCACTTGCAACTTAGCGCCGTACTTCCAGCTTTTATTATATACACAAGTTACTATTAGTTACTTTTTTCTACCGCTATCCTCATATTCTCTCCACCCTCGTCCTTATTTCCTCATATTCTCTATTAATCCCGCCGCCATCTACCAACTTTGTCCATACTGTCCGCCCACCTTCATCTATATTCCCCCTCAGCACCTAACATACCACCTTCAACCACACCCCCGTCCTCCATCAACAGAAAAATCCCAACTTGCGTGCAAGTTGGGATTTCCTTATTCATTTCTATAGTATTTCTTTTGCTTTTTGGATTGCTTCGTTTGTGATTTCATGGCTGTTTACCCAATATTCGGATATGTTTGCTCCGCGTTTTTCGAATATTTCTGATACGTGGTTACTTTGTTCTTCTGTAACGATTGGGTCTTGTTTGCCCATTGATAAGAATACTTCAAAGTGGCTTAAGTCTTTCGTGTTTCCTTCAACATCTACTGGATATAGTGGCGCGAATAGTAATGCTTTTCTAAATGGTACGCCTTCTCGTAGAATCATGTTAATCGCGATATTGGATCCGTTTGAAAAGCCTACTAAAATAACATTTTCTAAGTCAAAGTGATATTTATTAGCTGATTTTTTAATAAAGTCATATAGTTCTTTTCCTCTATATTCTAAATCTTCTAAGTCGTACTCACCTTCTCCGCGTCTTTTAAAGTATCTGGCCATGCCGTTTTCGGATACTTCGCCTTTCACACTTAATACGCTGTAAGTTGGATCTAATAAATCTGCTAATGGTAGCAAGTCTCTTTCGTTTCCGCCTGTACCGTGTAATAACACAAATACTGGTTTGCCGTGCTCGCCTTGTTTATATATATTTTTCACACCAGTTCAACTCCATTATCATTGTGGTCTTTTAATTGTAAAAGTATGCCCTATCTCAGCATAATCATTACCCGCTAATCTGCTCACTGCGCTCAATTTGTCTTTGTTAATATAGCCATCTTCGTAAACTTCTTCGTCAAAATGGTATTGCTTAATTTCTAGTAATAAAAGGTCTGTAACTGTAACGCCATCTGTTTTAATTTCAATCGCATCGTATAATTCAGTTTCAAATCTTGCTTTACTTTGTTTTAAACCTGGTACTGAAACTTTTTCAGAATCGACCGTTTCGAATTGTGTTCTTAAAATTTCACTGTCTCCACTGTCTAACATAGCAGCTGTTTCATTTGCGTCAGCAACGTTATCTGTATCGACAATGTGGACGACCGCTTCTTTTTGCTGAATTATATTACGCGCTGTATCTTTCGGTTTGCCATCGACTCTTTTTATGCCAATAGATAAGATAGGAGGTTCTGAAGTCACAACATTGAAAAAGCTAAACGGTGCAATATTCAATACACCTTCTTCTGATTGTGTCGTAACGAGCGCAATTGGTCTCGGTATAACAGACCCAATTAGCAATTTATAGTTTTCTTTTTGTGTTAAGTCTTCTGGACGTAACTTTTTCATAAGAATCCTCCTTATCTATATGTTTAATGCTTCTGCGCTGTATCAAAATGTTTAATTTCTGATTCAATATATTCACGTTTTGATTCTAAAAATGGTGGCAATGCCAAACTTTCACCAAGTGTTTCGTATGGTTCGTCACCCATAAATCCTGGTCCATCAGTAGAAACTTCTATTAATATATCACCTATTCTTGCATATAATGCTTCAAAATAGAAACGATTTACATTACCAGAGTTACCAATTCTAAGTTCGTTATATTTTTCTTCCCAAGCTTTAATCGCAGCGTGGTCTTTTAATCTAAATGAAACGTGGTGTACTTC encodes the following:
- a CDS encoding alpha/beta hydrolase — encoded protein: MKNIYKQGEHGKPVFVLLHGTGGNERDLLPLADLLDPTYSVLSVKGEVSENGMARYFKRRGEGEYDLEDLEYRGKELYDFIKKSANKYHFDLENVILVGFSNGSNIAINMILREGVPFRKALLFAPLYPVDVEGNTKDLSHFEVFLSMGKQDPIVTEEQSNHVSEIFEKRGANISEYWVNSHEITNEAIQKAKEIL
- a CDS encoding ABC transporter permease, translated to MNIFKKKLYWMTPILVIVILLLLSIAFLPAYNPQPKSVPIAIVNHDNGTKMQDKDVNIGKTFEDKITGNKDLSEKVKWVKVDSTKDLKQGFKDNKYYGALILDDNLSKDSLSKVQKVAQDAKMKEMKEKIQSGDIPPEQAKKMQSQSKVEPVKVNQGKVNIIVNEGASMQGSQLANTMLTTIGDQLNNQISKQGIQTLEKMNVDVSASDIQGITNPVKVHKENMNAVKSHQGNGNLPFLMFTPVWLASLVGSVVLFFSFRTSNNITVKSRIIAALGQLAAAIVTALIGGFGYIHFMTGVLDVTIDHPNKVALYVSITILAFISLILGVMTWLGMKAIPLFMILLFFSMQLLMLPKQMLPQFYQDYMIGWNPFRHYAETLRDLIYLNHNIEFNSTIWMFIGFIIFGGVSTISAAIIRKHNTKRTEVPS
- a CDS encoding flavin reductase family protein, with the protein product MKKLRPEDLTQKENYKLLIGSVIPRPIALVTTQSEEGVLNIAPFSFFNVVTSEPPILSIGIKRVDGKPKDTARNIIQQKEAVVHIVDTDNVADANETAAMLDSGDSEILRTQFETVDSEKVSVPGLKQSKARFETELYDAIEIKTDGVTVTDLLLLEIKQYHFDEEVYEDGYINKDKLSAVSRLAGNDYAEIGHTFTIKRPQ